One segment of Xiphias gladius isolate SHS-SW01 ecotype Sanya breed wild chromosome 1, ASM1685928v1, whole genome shotgun sequence DNA contains the following:
- the psmc3 gene encoding 26S proteasome regulatory subunit 6A, whose translation MASLSDKSVWDEVEDGIGEEVLKMSTEEIVQRTRLLDSEIKIMKSEVLRVTHELQAMKDKIKENTEKIKVNKTLPYLVSNVIELLDVDPNDQEEDGANVDLDSQRKGKCAVIKTSTRQTYFLPVIGLVDAEKLKPGDLVGVNKDSYLILETLPTEYDSRVKAMEVDERPTEQYSDIGGLDKQIQELVEAIVLPMNHKEKFENLGIQPPKGVLMYGPPGTGKTLLARACAAQTKATFLKLAGPQLVQMFIGDGAKLVRDAFALAKEKAPSIIFIDELDAIGTKRFDSEKAGDREVQRTMLELLNQLDGFQPNMQVKVIAATNRVDILDPALLRSGRLDRKIEFPMPNEEARARIMQIHSRKMNVSPDVNYEELARCTDDFNGAQCKAVCVEAGMIALRRGATELNHEDYMEGILEVQAKKKANLQYYA comes from the exons ATGGCGTCGCTGAGTGACAAGTCAGTTTGGGACGAGGTGGAGGATGGCATCGGTGAAGAGGTgttaaaaatgtccacagaggAGATAGTTCAGCGAACTCGTCTCCTGGACAGCGAGATAAAGATCATGAAGAGCGAGGTGCTGAGGGTGACCCACGAGCTGCAGGCCATGAAGGATAAAATCAAGGAAAACACGGAGAAGATTAAGGTGAACAAAACCCTGCCGTACCTGGTGTCTAATGTGATCgagctgctggatgtggacCCCAACGACCAGGAGGAGGACGGAGCTAATGTGGACCTGGACTCCCAGAGGAAAGGAAAGTGCGCCGTCATTAAGACCTCCACTCGACAGACCTACTTCCTGCCGGTGATCGGGCTGGTGGACGCCGAGAAGCTGAAGCCCGGAGACTTGGTGGGTGTCAACAAAGACTCCTACCTGATCCTAGAGACCTTACCCACCGAGTACGACTCCAGGGTCAAAGCCATGGAGGTGGACGAGCGCCCCACAGAGCAGTACAGCGACATAGGAGGGCTGGATAAGCAGATCCAGGAGCTGGTGGAAGCCATAGTCCTTCCCATGAACCACAAGGAGAAGTTTGAAAACCTGGGCATCCAGCCACCCAAAGGGGTCCTGATGTATGGACCACCTGGCACAGGGAAGACCCTCCTGGCCAGGGCCTGCGCAGCTCAAACCAAGGCCACCTTCCTGAAGCTGGCTGGTCCACAGCTGGTCCAGATGTTCATTGGAGACGGAGCCAAGCTGGTGAGAGACGCCTTCGCCTTGGCCAAAGAGAAAGCCCCATCCATCATCTTCATCGATGAGCTGGACGCCATCGGAACCAAGAGGTTTGACAGTGAGAAGGCGGGAGACAGGGAGGTGCAGAGGACCATGCTGGAGCTGCTCAACCAGCTGGACGGATTTCAGCCCAACATGCAGGTCAAG GTGATTGCTGCCACCAACAGAGTGGACATCTTGGACCCTGCACTGCTCCGTTCAGGTCGTCTGGACAGGAAGATTGAGTTCCCCATGCCAAACGAAGAGGCCAGAGCTCGCATCATGCAGATTCACTCCCGCAAGATGAATGTGAGTCCTGACGTCAACTACGAGGAGCTGGCCCGCTGTACCGACGACTTCAACGGAGCTCAGtgcaaagctgtgtgtgtggaggctgGTATGATTGCGCTGCGTCGCGGAGCCACAGAGCTGAACCACGAGGATTACATGGAGGGAATCCTGGAGGTCCAGGCCAAGAAGAAGGCTAACCTTCAGTACTACGCCTGA
- the pdcd2 gene encoding programmed cell death protein 2, translating into MSGDMNGSAAEVVLGFLEEAEPWRLRSPQFPSKVGGKPAWLSLKGLPPLPGLECEKCRLPMAFLLQVYAPVSGQGRSFHRTLFLFCCRTPECYAHNDSRCMKVFRSQLPRRNEFYPYDPPPEDEPLSDSEHDQRVLPVSGVKLCWVCGCPGNKACSRCRTVSYCGKHHQTLHWKHTHKKECCSQEASIVTTSPFLFPESELVIEPDEEEEKEEGKEEDTKEADGEEEGGGAQRGVDCPSLADTLAETDLEEMAMCETEDTKVFQRFKKKIAPEPHQVVRYSRGGSPLWVSSQHIPSDQDIPPCPCGAKRMFEFQVMPQLLNSLCVDSTGASIDWGTLAVYTCSASCNHDDQYCREFIWKQDFSSDQHTQIKHSRCRPAAGQSSD; encoded by the exons ATGTCCGGCGACATGAACGGGTCCGCGGCAGAGGTGGTTCTGGGTTTCCTGGAGGAGGCGGAGCCGTGGCGGCTTCGGTCCCCACAGTTCCCCAGTAAAGTCGGGGGGAAGCCGGCGTGGCTCAGCCTGAAAGGCCTGCCCCCACTGCCCGGGCTGGAGTGTGAGAAATGCCGCCTGCCCATGGCTTTTCTGCTCCAG GTGTACGCACCAGTTTCTGGTCAGGGCAGGAGTTTCCACAGAACGCTCTTTCTgttctgctgcaggactcctgaGTGCTACGCACACAACGACAGCCGCTGTATGAAAG TTTTCAGAAGTCAGCTACCCAGGAGGAATGAGTTCTACCCTTACGACCCTCCGCCAG AGGATGAACCCCTCAGCGATTCTGAACACGACCAGAGGGTGTTGCCCGTCTCTGGAGTTAAACTGTGCTGGGTGTGCGGCTGCCCCGGCAACAAAGCCTGCTCCCGTTGTCGCACTGTGAGCTACTGTGGAAAACACCACCAGACCCTccactggaaacacacacacaagaaggaGTGTTGCAGCCAag AGGCGTCCATCGTCACaacctctcccttcctcttccctGAGTCTGAGCTGGTCATTGAGcctgatgaggaggaggagaaggaagaggggaaagaggaagacaCAAAGGAGgctgatggagaggaggaagggggtgGTGCTCAAAGGGGTGTAGACTGTCCCTCCTTAGCAGACA CACTTGCAGAGACAGACCTGGAGGAGATGGCCATGTGTGAGACTGAAGACACCAAAGTGTTCCAAAGGTTTAAAAAGAAGATTGCGCCAGAACCACACCAG GTGGTGCGTTACAGTCGAGGCGGCTCTCCCTTGTGGGTCTCTTCTCAGCACATCCCTTCAGATCAGGATATCCCACCATGCCCCTGTGGCGCCAAGAGGATGTTCGAGTTTCAG gtgatGCCCCAGCTGTTAAACAGTCTGTGTGTGGACTCGACAGGAGCCAGTATTGACTGGGGGACACTGGCTGTCTACACGTGTTCTGCCAGCTGTAACCATGATGACCAGTACTGCCGTGAATTCATCTGGAAGCAGGACTTCAGCTCAGATCAGCACACACAGATCAAACACTCACGATGTCGGCCTGCTGCTGGACAGAGCTCAGACTGA
- the LOC120789350 gene encoding TATA-box-binding protein produces MDQNNSISAFQGLASPQGAMTPGMPIFSPMMPYGSGLTPQPVQNTNSLSILEEQQRQQQQQQQQQQQQQAQQANTGLPGTSGQTPQLFHSQAVAGSTTTALPGNTPLYSTPLTPMTPITPATPASESSGIVPQLQNIVSTVNLGCKLDLKTIALRARNAEYNPKRFAAVIMRIREPRTTALIFSSGKMVCTGAKSEEQSRLAARKYARVVQKLGFPAKFLDFKIQNMVGSCDVKFPIRLEGLVLTHQQFSSYEPELFPGLIYRMIKPRIVLLIFVSGKVVLTGAKVRAEIYEAFENIYPILKGFRKTT; encoded by the exons ATGGACCAGAACAACAGTATATCAGCCTTCCAGGGGCTGGCCTCCCCTCAG GGTGCCATGACCCCAGGCATGCCAATCTTCAGTCCCATGATGCCATATGGCTCAGGCCTGACACCCCAGCCAGTCCAAAACACCAACAGTCTGTCTATACTGGAGGAACAGCAgaggcaacaacaacagcagcagcagcagcaacagcaacaacaggcGCAGCAGGCTAATACAG GCCTTCCAGGTACGTCGGGGCAGACCCCTCAGCTTTTCCATTCCCAGGCAGTAGCAGGCTCGACCACCACAGCGCTACCAGGGAACACCCCACTCTACAGCACCCCGCTGACTCCCATGACCCCTATCACACCGGCCACACCAGCCTCCGAGAGCTCTGGAATAGTACcgcagctaca AAATATTGTATCTACCGTAAATCTGGGCTGTAAACTGGACTTGAAGACCATCGCCCTGAGAGCCAGGAATGCCGAGTACAACCCAAAG CGTTTTGCTGCCGTCATCATGAGAATACGAGAACCCAGGACCACTGCCCTCATCTTCAGCTCTGGAAAGATGGTCTGCACTGGAGCCAAGAG TGAGGAGCAGTCCAGATTAGCAGCCAGAAAGTATGCTCGTGTGGTTCAGAAGCTCGGTTTTCCTGCCAAGTTCCTGGACTTCAAGATTCAGAACATGGTGGGCAGCTGCGACGTGAAGTTCCCCATCCGGCTGGAGGGATTAGTTCTCACACATCAACAGTTCAGCAG TTATGAACCGGAGCTCTTTCCAGGGCTAATTTACAGAATGATCAAACCCAGAATTGTCCTGCTCATCTTTGTTTCTGGGAAAGTTGTACTCACAG GTGCCAAGGTGAGAGCAGAGATCTACGAAGCGTTTGAAAATATCTACCCCATCCTGAAAGGCTTCCGCAAGACAACGTAG
- the rhoua gene encoding ras homolog family member Ua → MPLRGDGSYKPAPVSPAPPVPPRRVRSRDRGSGRTRRSGAGAGAGAGAAERRVKCVLVGDGAVGKTSLVVSYTTNGYPTEYVPTAFDNFSAVVSVDGQPVKLQLCDTAGQDEFDKLRPLCYTSADVFLLCFSVVSPASFQNIPEKWVPEIRRNAPFAPLVLVGTQCDLREDVKVLIDLAKYRERPVDPADARDCAMEIGAVAYMECSSLTQKNLKEVFDTAILASLQNYSSQKHPRGRQKRRKKQRQTPDKMKSLSKSWWKRYCCVA, encoded by the exons ATGCCTCTGCGCGGCGATGGGAGCTACAAGCCGGCACCGGTGTCCCCTGCTCCGCCTGTCCCACCCAGGAGGGTCCGGAGCCGGGACAGGGGCTCCGGCAGGACGCGACGGTCCGGGGCAGGGGCCGGGGCAGGGGCAGGGGCAGCGGAGAGGCGGGTGAAGTGTGTGCTGGTGGGGGACGGAGCTGTGGGGAAGACCAGCCTGGTGGTCAGCTACACCACCAACGGGTATCCCACCGAGTACGTCCCGACCGCGTTTGACAACTTCTCAG ctgtgGTGTCAGTGGATGGGCAGCCAGTCAAACTACAACTCTGTGACACAGCTGGACAG GATGAGTTTGACAAGCTGCGTCCTCTGTGTTACACCAGTGCAGATGTGTTCCTGCTGTGCTTCAGTGTCGTCAGTCCCGCCTCTTTCCAGAACATTCCTGAGAAGTGGGTCCCAGAGATCCGGAGAAACGCCCCATTCGCCCCGCTTGTCCTCGTTGGGACGCAGTGTGACCTCCGAGAAGATGTCAAG GTTCTCATTGACCTGGCTAAGTATCGGGAGCGGCCTGTTGACCCAGCGGATGCCCGGGACTGTGCGATGGAGATTGGCGCTGTGGCCTACATGGAGTGCTCCTCTCTGACCCAAAAAAATCTTAAGGAAGTCTTTGACACAGCCATATTGGCCAGCCTGCAGAACTACAGCTCCCAAAAGCACCCGAGAGGGAGACAAAAACGACGAAAAAAGCAAAGGCAGACACCGGACAAGATGAAGAGTCTGTCAAAGTCATGGTGGAAAAGGTACTGCTGTGTGGCCTAG